In one window of Thermodesulfobacteriota bacterium DNA:
- a CDS encoding segregation/condensation protein A gives MSQTYNIKLDIFEGPLDLLLHLIKKNEVDVYDIPVASITEQYLEYIEMMKEMNLDFAGEFLVMAATLVHIKSRMLLPVDEEAQPEEEEGCDPREELVRRLLEYQRYKEAARELSEKNLLGRDVFTRGAEVELEELEEGAGFVNVSVFDLMEAIKGVLLRAPKERTVELTSERFRIADKINDIVEFLGREKSATFVSLFPEGATRGEIVVTFLAVLELAKLLMIRVHQTEDGVIRVYMPEERKEEGGEGADASGPGPGENEDQNENKEE, from the coding sequence ATGTCCCAGACCTATAACATAAAGCTCGATATATTCGAGGGGCCGCTCGACCTCCTCCTCCACCTCATAAAGAAGAACGAGGTGGACGTCTACGACATCCCGGTAGCCTCCATAACCGAGCAGTATCTTGAATACATCGAGATGATGAAGGAGATGAACCTCGACTTCGCGGGCGAGTTCCTGGTCATGGCCGCGACGTTGGTCCACATAAAGAGCAGGATGCTCCTGCCTGTGGACGAGGAGGCCCAGCCCGAGGAGGAGGAAGGCTGCGACCCGAGGGAAGAGCTGGTAAGAAGGCTCCTCGAGTACCAGAGATACAAGGAAGCGGCAAGGGAGCTATCCGAGAAGAACCTCCTCGGCAGGGACGTGTTCACCCGCGGCGCCGAGGTGGAGCTTGAGGAGCTCGAGGAAGGGGCCGGGTTCGTGAACGTCTCGGTCTTCGACCTAATGGAAGCCATAAAGGGCGTGCTTCTGCGCGCCCCGAAAGAAAGGACGGTCGAGCTAACATCCGAGCGCTTCAGGATAGCCGACAAGATAAACGACATCGTTGAGTTCCTCGGTAGAGAGAAGAGCGCGACCTTCGTCTCGCTCTTCCCCGAGGGCGCGACCAGGGGCGAGATCGTGGTCACATTCCTCGCCGTCCTTGAGCTCGCGAAGCTGCTCATGATACGGGTGCACCAGACAGAGGACGGCGTCATAAGGGTCTACATGCCCGAGGAGAGGAAAGAGGAAGGCGGAGAAGGCGCCGATGCCTCCGGGCCCGGCCCCGGAGAAAACGAAGACCAGAACGAAAACAAGGAAGAATAG
- the trpS gene encoding tryptophan--tRNA ligase: protein MAHRVLSGMRPTGKLHFGHYHGVLANWLRLQEEYECFFFVADWHALTTDYANPFGIRENVREMVLDWLSVGIDPSKAVIFRQSSVKEHAELLVLLSMITPLPWLERNPTYKEQLQEIKDKDLHTYGFLGYPVLQTADIIVYKANKVPVGIDQAPHVELSREITRRFNHFYGNVFPEPETLLTAIPKVLGTDGRKMSKSYNNAIFLSDEPGEVEKKILTMMTDTARKKRTDVGTPDLCPFFITFHNLYSDEKTISWVREGCTKALIGCIECKRSVIPRVLAMLEPIQKRRKDLAADPERVKGILDKGAERAAPVAAETMKEVRSAMGLS from the coding sequence ATGGCGCATCGGGTGCTGAGCGGGATGAGGCCTACGGGAAAGCTTCATTTCGGCCATTACCACGGGGTGCTGGCCAACTGGCTCCGGCTCCAGGAGGAGTACGAGTGCTTCTTCTTCGTGGCGGACTGGCACGCGCTCACGACCGACTACGCGAACCCCTTCGGCATAAGGGAGAACGTGAGGGAGATGGTCCTCGACTGGCTCTCCGTGGGCATAGACCCGTCCAAGGCGGTCATATTCAGGCAGTCGTCCGTAAAGGAGCACGCCGAGCTCCTGGTGCTCCTTTCCATGATAACGCCGCTACCCTGGCTTGAGCGTAACCCGACCTACAAGGAGCAGCTCCAGGAGATAAAGGACAAGGACCTCCATACCTACGGTTTCCTGGGCTATCCGGTCCTCCAGACAGCGGACATAATCGTCTACAAGGCTAACAAGGTGCCGGTGGGCATAGACCAGGCCCCGCACGTGGAGCTTTCGAGGGAGATAACCAGGCGCTTCAACCACTTCTACGGAAACGTCTTCCCCGAGCCGGAAACGCTCCTTACCGCCATACCAAAGGTCCTCGGGACCGACGGCCGGAAGATGAGCAAGTCCTACAACAACGCCATATTCCTTTCGGACGAGCCCGGCGAGGTGGAAAAGAAGATCCTCACCATGATGACCGACACGGCCCGGAAAAAGAGGACGGACGTCGGCACCCCGGACCTCTGCCCGTTCTTCATAACATTCCATAACCTCTACTCCGACGAAAAGACCATAAGCTGGGTGAGGGAAGGCTGCACAAAGGCCCTCATAGGCTGCATAGAATGCAAGAGGTCGGTGATACCCAGGGTGCTCGCCATGCTCGAGCCCATCCAGAAGAGGCGGAAAGACCTGGCCGCGGACCCTGAAAGGGTAAAGGGCATACTCGACAAGGGCGCCGAAAGGGCGGCCCCCGTAGCCGCAGAGACCATGAAGGAGGTCAGGTCCGCTATGGGCCTCTCGTAG
- a CDS encoding site-2 protease family protein, whose translation MPPILLALTVHECAHAWVANRLGDPTAKMLGRVTFNPIKHLDPIGTIMLFFSGLFGWAKPVPINPRNFSNISRDIIMVSVAGPLSNLFLAALSALAYKALIIAGPSLLGSMPNVMWPLFTMVELSIRINVALAVFNMIPVPPLDGSKVLGNLLPPSQAFAWAKFEQYGFFVLLLLIVTGALHKFISPVIFVMVGLLMGGIY comes from the coding sequence GTGCCGCCGATCTTGCTGGCGCTTACTGTGCACGAGTGCGCCCACGCATGGGTTGCGAACCGCCTGGGCGACCCGACCGCCAAGATGCTAGGCAGGGTCACTTTCAACCCTATAAAGCACCTGGACCCAATCGGCACCATCATGCTGTTTTTCTCCGGTCTTTTCGGCTGGGCCAAGCCGGTCCCCATAAATCCTCGGAATTTCAGCAATATCTCGCGCGATATAATAATGGTTTCAGTCGCGGGGCCCTTATCCAACCTTTTCCTTGCGGCACTCTCGGCCCTGGCCTACAAGGCGCTCATAATCGCCGGGCCTTCCCTTCTGGGGTCCATGCCCAATGTCATGTGGCCGCTCTTCACGATGGTCGAGCTCAGCATCCGCATAAACGTGGCCCTGGCCGTCTTCAACATGATACCCGTTCCGCCGCTCGACGGGAGCAAGGTCCTCGGGAACCTCCTCCCTCCGAGCCAGGCCTTTGCCTGGGCCAAATTCGAGCAGTACGGGTTTTTCGTGCTTCTCCTCCTTATTGTCACGGGGGCGCTCCACAAGTTCATCTCGCCTGTCATCTTCGTCATGGTGGGCTTACTCATGGGAGGTATATACTAA
- a CDS encoding CBS domain-containing protein → MEVITSHVNADFDAFASMVAAKRLYPDALLVFPGSVEKPLRGALNTLPLTAEVSRIKDIDIGGIRRLILVDVSSPSRIGPFAQAAERPGTDVHIYDHHPASPGDLKGSFEVRRPFGSNTTLLTLVLRERGLTPTPEEATIMMTGIYEDTGFLSYPSTTKEDYEAASFLLSSGADLKTVSDLLRQELTPEEVSLLNELLQSQARYSFSGVEVVVAEAYLEKYKGDIAVLAHRIRDIENMECLFLLVDSEDRVHVIARSRNARADAGRILKTLGGGGHPNAASATLKGATLVQAREMLLEAIRANIVPARTAGDIMSFPPITLSPRSALKDAIEVMRRYGINAAPVVRNGAVQGVITRQVVDKAVYHGLGAAPVKDYMTTEVDWVGHDASIESIREKVVGHGQRLLPVLKDRKVVGVITRTDLLKLLQEELRAGARDETKKVRVVSGLMKERLPAWALDLLKEAGEVAEARGFKAYVVGGFVRDLIMRRENLDIDIVVEGGNGIVFAEDLARRRGASVRAHHRFKTAVLVFPDGYKLDVATARLEYYERPGALPTVEQSSLKLDLYRRDFIMNTLSVALNPGRFGELIDFFGAQKDLKERTIRVLHNLSFVEDSTRMLRAVRFAEKFDFTIGKHTLNLIKNSVRLDGFMTVSGPRIAEELKSILEEETSGKALKRLSDLGLLKLIHPSIVWDRESERLFRRGKEALAWYELLYEKERVEAWLVLFLALTDRLKEGELSALMARLGISGKKRLDVLGRREEARKALGKIQAGAAKKASDVFELLSKLPLELVLYLMAKAGKDPARKALSTYITTLRHIRPELRGGDLKRLGVAEGPLMGEILRTLLKKRIDGETSTREDEEQFVKSAIEKGHARAKKRA, encoded by the coding sequence ATGGAAGTCATAACGTCCCACGTAAACGCCGACTTCGACGCCTTCGCCTCGATGGTCGCGGCAAAGAGGCTATACCCGGACGCGCTCCTCGTTTTCCCCGGCTCGGTCGAGAAGCCTCTACGGGGCGCTCTAAATACGCTCCCGCTCACAGCGGAGGTAAGCCGCATAAAGGACATCGACATAGGCGGGATCCGCCGCCTTATACTCGTGGATGTGAGCTCCCCGTCGAGGATAGGGCCGTTTGCCCAGGCTGCGGAAAGGCCTGGAACGGACGTGCACATATACGACCACCACCCGGCCTCTCCGGGTGACCTCAAGGGGAGCTTCGAGGTAAGGAGGCCCTTCGGGTCGAACACCACCCTCCTAACGCTCGTCCTCAGGGAGCGGGGCTTGACGCCTACCCCCGAGGAGGCCACCATAATGATGACCGGAATATACGAGGACACGGGGTTCCTTTCCTATCCATCCACCACTAAAGAGGATTACGAGGCCGCCTCCTTCCTCCTCTCGTCAGGGGCCGACCTCAAGACCGTCTCGGACCTCCTCCGGCAAGAGCTTACCCCCGAGGAGGTGTCGCTCCTTAACGAGCTTCTGCAGTCCCAGGCCAGGTATTCCTTCAGCGGGGTGGAGGTCGTAGTGGCAGAGGCCTATCTCGAAAAGTACAAGGGCGACATCGCGGTGCTCGCGCACAGGATCCGTGACATAGAGAACATGGAATGCCTTTTCCTCCTCGTCGATTCGGAAGACAGGGTCCACGTGATAGCCCGGTCGAGAAATGCGCGCGCCGACGCGGGCAGGATTTTGAAGACTCTTGGCGGCGGCGGCCACCCGAACGCGGCCTCAGCCACCTTGAAGGGGGCGACACTCGTGCAGGCCAGGGAGATGCTCCTTGAAGCCATCCGGGCAAATATCGTGCCCGCGAGGACCGCCGGCGACATCATGTCATTCCCGCCCATAACCCTCTCACCGAGGTCCGCGCTTAAAGACGCGATCGAGGTCATGCGGAGATACGGCATAAACGCCGCGCCCGTGGTGAGGAACGGGGCCGTGCAGGGGGTCATAACCAGGCAGGTCGTGGACAAGGCCGTTTATCACGGCCTCGGGGCCGCGCCGGTAAAGGACTACATGACGACCGAGGTCGATTGGGTCGGCCACGACGCATCGATAGAGAGCATCAGGGAGAAGGTCGTGGGCCACGGGCAAAGGCTTCTGCCGGTGTTGAAGGACAGAAAAGTGGTGGGCGTAATCACCCGGACAGACCTCCTTAAGCTCCTGCAGGAGGAGCTTCGCGCCGGGGCCCGCGACGAGACGAAGAAGGTGCGCGTCGTCTCCGGCCTTATGAAGGAGCGGCTCCCGGCCTGGGCGCTGGATTTATTGAAGGAGGCCGGCGAGGTAGCGGAGGCGAGGGGCTTCAAGGCCTATGTCGTCGGGGGGTTCGTCCGCGACCTCATAATGAGGAGGGAGAACCTGGACATAGACATAGTCGTAGAGGGCGGGAACGGCATAGTATTCGCGGAAGACCTGGCCCGGAGGCGCGGCGCATCTGTGAGGGCGCACCACAGGTTCAAGACCGCGGTGCTGGTCTTCCCGGACGGCTACAAGCTCGACGTCGCTACCGCGAGGCTTGAGTATTACGAGAGGCCCGGAGCGCTTCCGACCGTCGAGCAGTCTTCCCTGAAGCTCGACCTTTACAGGAGGGACTTCATAATGAACACCCTTTCAGTGGCCCTCAATCCAGGCAGGTTCGGCGAGCTCATAGATTTTTTCGGGGCGCAGAAGGACCTTAAGGAGAGGACCATCAGGGTGCTCCACAACTTAAGCTTTGTGGAGGACTCGACCAGGATGCTCCGCGCCGTGAGGTTCGCCGAGAAGTTCGATTTCACGATCGGAAAACACACGCTGAACCTCATAAAGAACTCGGTAAGGCTCGACGGCTTCATGACCGTCTCCGGCCCGAGGATAGCAGAGGAGCTTAAGAGCATACTCGAGGAGGAAACCTCCGGTAAGGCGCTTAAGAGGCTTTCGGACCTGGGTCTCCTTAAGCTCATCCATCCTTCCATCGTCTGGGACAGGGAATCCGAGCGGCTCTTCAGGCGCGGAAAGGAGGCCCTTGCCTGGTACGAGCTCCTTTACGAGAAGGAAAGGGTCGAGGCCTGGCTGGTCCTCTTTCTCGCCCTTACTGACAGGCTCAAGGAAGGGGAGCTCTCGGCCCTTATGGCGAGGCTCGGCATATCCGGGAAAAAGAGGCTCGATGTCCTCGGCAGAAGGGAAGAGGCCCGCAAGGCCCTCGGGAAGATACAGGCGGGGGCCGCGAAAAAGGCGAGCGATGTATTCGAGCTCCTCTCAAAGCTTCCGCTGGAGCTCGTCCTATACCTCATGGCAAAGGCTGGAAAAGACCCGGCCCGCAAAGCCCTCTCAACCTACATAACGACGCTCAGGCACATAAGGCCGGAGCTAAGGGGCGGAGATTTGAAGAGGCTCGGGGTGGCCGAGGGGCCCCTCATGGGCGAGATTTTGAGGACCCTCCTTAAGAAGCGCATCGACGGCGAGACGTCCACGAGGGAGGACGAGGAGCAATTCGTCAAATCCGCCATAGAAAAAGGACACGCCCGCGCCAAGAAGCGCGCTTAG
- a CDS encoding cytochrome c3 family protein, with product MRSIRLVGFLTAAALAAGGFFVYQWAQAGVTWETDLRKPKNPETYGNVVLDKNASKNDMRPVVFPHWVHRDKFSCKVCHTDLGFSFKAGTAEITMAEIFEGKQCGTCHNGNIAFAPFECDRCHSQGLLQDRNMAERLKDHPKDYFGNKVDWVKALETGASKAAANPDGTDELFEFDMDIIIPTTKFKPSPPDVKYPHKAHTKVLDCTSCHESIFKQQQGGNPEMNMMKIISGQYCGVCHTKVAFPIDDCFRCHSQPAPVIEETDAGKDGKEGEKAGEKADAGTEKK from the coding sequence GTGCGTAGCATCAGGTTAGTGGGATTTTTGACCGCGGCGGCCCTGGCCGCCGGGGGGTTTTTCGTCTATCAATGGGCCCAGGCCGGCGTGACATGGGAGACCGACCTGAGGAAGCCCAAGAACCCTGAGACGTACGGGAACGTGGTCCTTGACAAGAACGCGAGCAAGAACGACATGCGGCCAGTTGTGTTCCCGCACTGGGTGCACCGGGACAAATTCTCGTGCAAGGTCTGCCATACGGACCTCGGTTTCAGCTTCAAGGCCGGCACGGCCGAGATAACCATGGCCGAGATATTCGAGGGCAAGCAGTGCGGGACCTGCCATAACGGCAACATAGCCTTCGCGCCGTTTGAATGCGACAGGTGCCATTCACAGGGCCTTCTGCAAGATCGGAACATGGCCGAGAGGCTGAAGGACCACCCCAAGGACTACTTCGGGAACAAGGTAGACTGGGTAAAGGCGCTGGAGACCGGCGCCTCAAAAGCCGCGGCAAACCCGGACGGAACCGACGAGCTCTTCGAGTTCGACATGGACATAATAATCCCGACGACCAAGTTCAAGCCGAGCCCGCCGGACGTCAAGTACCCGCATAAGGCGCATACAAAGGTCCTGGACTGCACCTCGTGCCACGAGTCCATATTCAAGCAGCAGCAGGGCGGGAACCCGGAGATGAACATGATGAAGATAATCTCAGGGCAGTACTGCGGCGTATGCCATACCAAGGTGGCCTTCCCCATAGACGACTGCTTCAGGTGCCATTCCCAGCCGGCTCCGGTCATAGAGGAGACGGACGCCGGAAAGGACGGTAAGGAGGGCGAGAAGGCAGGCGAAAAGGCGGACGCGGGGACGGAGAAGAAATAA
- a CDS encoding cytochrome c3 family protein codes for MKIILTTIAALGLMAAAAGLAARECRAAEEGGEGRSVIVNPHDFRREDLCSTCHSEQPPLLTRDPVTTCVKCHHGNIGNHPVTRHPMGLIVNIHVPARLPLTDDGEMVCHTCHEPHGKAIHPGSLRVEYMKLCALCHTGH; via the coding sequence ATGAAAATAATATTGACCACCATAGCGGCGCTGGGTCTTATGGCCGCGGCCGCCGGACTGGCTGCAAGGGAATGCAGGGCAGCCGAGGAAGGCGGCGAGGGGCGCTCCGTCATCGTCAACCCGCATGATTTCAGGAGGGAAGACCTCTGCTCGACGTGCCACAGCGAGCAGCCGCCGCTCCTTACCAGGGACCCGGTTACCACGTGCGTCAAGTGCCACCACGGGAACATAGGCAACCACCCGGTCACCCGCCATCCCATGGGGCTAATAGTGAATATACACGTTCCGGCAAGGCTTCCCCTGACGGACGACGGCGAGATGGTCTGCCATACCTGCCACGAGCCTCACGGGAAAGCGATCCACCCCGGCTCTTTAAGAGTAGAGTACATGAAATTATGCGCCTTATGCCATACAGGTCATTGA
- a CDS encoding cytochrome c3 family protein: MSLNPMKGKAGKKGRNVIAAALVTGLLAAAAGYSLASVTGTKHNFGSLSPGEIKSGETTEVCVFCHTPHNANPSGPAWNKQDPGATYDVYMSQTLAATLDPNSPTLGQPTGSSKLCLACHDGTIAIGSLLNLPGKGLGGELSVTGAGIEEGKLSSISTSHIGTDLMDDHPISFEYSRSYPSNEEIRDPLSESQQRVKLDGAGMMQCTSCHDPHGTEFPKFLLGSLSNGGLCQICHDKRYWETNPSVHGTSTATWNGEGVNPWHEDLGETGYSDDTPEMQSCLACHRSHGGAAGKALLKGTNPSTSNIENEEWLCLNCHNGNVASKDLTAQFEYPYKHDVKATWGLHVPSREFAGDPARESAENLRDNRHAECADCHNPHGAMEGNQAMGGVNGNIIGANILGSWGVKPSSWPVAGEPVTAYEVVDFTSTNPGGNNLEGYLCIKCHSYYAYGSMPPYAPSGNADGSQVEQSDPTADFNINNMGFHPVFAQGRNVPPGSPRANLNWPDNGLGLTNTFRYVDLPETWERTGYYNVTHDSTITCSACHGSSVSSDPSGVHGSNEKWILKANTTGFGTTRNFCYNCHKRDVYGDEGYIGPNANYSRVSHPPDGLGTDSPFYKQGTGTGNNSNKFGILCLSCHGGWYDPTETVDQIKGIHGSNAPAGTLEDSDPLGYRLMNGACVESYKSPRTTGAMDGQITFRTITPSTEKVCNDSFEEIAIPGTEVNYDCTNMSDCSY; this comes from the coding sequence ATGTCGTTAAATCCGATGAAGGGAAAGGCCGGGAAAAAGGGACGTAACGTGATAGCCGCGGCGTTGGTAACCGGGCTGCTGGCCGCTGCCGCCGGATATTCGCTTGCGTCGGTCACAGGCACGAAGCACAACTTCGGCTCGCTTTCCCCGGGGGAGATAAAGTCCGGCGAGACGACCGAGGTCTGCGTCTTCTGCCACACGCCTCATAACGCAAACCCTTCCGGGCCGGCGTGGAACAAGCAGGACCCCGGGGCCACCTACGACGTCTACATGAGCCAGACCCTTGCCGCCACGCTGGACCCCAACTCCCCTACGCTCGGGCAGCCGACCGGCTCATCGAAGCTCTGCCTGGCATGCCATGACGGCACCATAGCAATAGGCTCGCTCCTCAACCTTCCGGGAAAGGGGCTCGGGGGGGAGCTGAGCGTGACCGGCGCCGGCATAGAGGAAGGGAAGCTGAGTTCCATATCGACGTCCCATATAGGCACGGACCTGATGGATGACCACCCCATATCCTTCGAGTACTCCCGCTCATATCCGTCGAACGAGGAGATAAGAGACCCGCTGAGCGAGTCCCAGCAGAGAGTCAAGCTCGACGGCGCGGGGATGATGCAGTGCACGAGCTGCCACGACCCGCACGGAACCGAGTTCCCCAAGTTCCTCCTCGGGAGCCTCTCAAACGGCGGCCTCTGCCAGATATGCCATGACAAGAGATACTGGGAGACAAACCCTTCGGTGCACGGCACGTCCACGGCCACGTGGAACGGCGAGGGGGTGAACCCCTGGCACGAGGACCTGGGCGAAACCGGTTACAGCGACGACACGCCCGAGATGCAGAGCTGCCTTGCCTGCCACCGCTCGCACGGCGGCGCGGCCGGGAAGGCGCTTTTGAAGGGCACGAACCCGTCCACCTCGAATATCGAGAACGAGGAATGGCTATGCCTCAACTGCCACAACGGGAACGTGGCCTCCAAGGACCTTACCGCGCAATTCGAATACCCCTACAAGCACGATGTCAAGGCCACATGGGGGCTGCATGTCCCTTCGAGGGAGTTCGCCGGCGACCCGGCCAGGGAATCGGCTGAAAACCTGAGGGACAACAGGCATGCGGAGTGCGCCGATTGCCACAACCCGCACGGCGCCATGGAAGGGAACCAGGCCATGGGCGGCGTGAACGGGAACATTATCGGCGCGAACATATTGGGGAGCTGGGGAGTCAAGCCGTCGTCCTGGCCCGTTGCCGGGGAGCCGGTCACGGCCTACGAAGTGGTCGATTTTACCTCCACCAACCCAGGCGGCAATAACCTGGAAGGGTATCTCTGCATAAAATGCCATTCGTATTACGCCTACGGCAGCATGCCGCCTTATGCGCCTTCGGGCAACGCGGACGGGTCTCAGGTCGAGCAGTCCGACCCCACGGCGGACTTCAACATCAACAACATGGGCTTTCACCCGGTCTTCGCCCAGGGCAGGAACGTGCCTCCCGGCTCGCCGCGCGCAAACCTCAACTGGCCGGACAACGGCCTCGGGCTTACGAACACGTTCAGGTATGTCGACCTCCCGGAGACCTGGGAGCGCACCGGCTATTACAACGTAACGCACGACAGCACAATTACATGCTCCGCCTGCCACGGCTCGAGCGTCTCCTCCGACCCCTCGGGCGTGCACGGCTCAAACGAGAAATGGATACTCAAGGCGAACACCACTGGTTTCGGCACCACCAGGAATTTCTGCTATAACTGCCACAAGAGGGACGTCTACGGGGACGAGGGCTACATCGGCCCGAATGCGAATTATTCGAGGGTCTCGCACCCGCCCGACGGGCTCGGGACCGATTCCCCCTTCTACAAGCAGGGGACCGGTACCGGCAACAACTCGAACAAGTTCGGGATACTGTGCCTTTCGTGCCACGGCGGGTGGTATGACCCGACCGAGACGGTGGACCAGATAAAGGGCATTCACGGCAGCAACGCCCCGGCGGGCACGCTCGAGGACTCGGACCCGCTCGGGTACAGGCTCATGAACGGGGCGTGCGTTGAATCGTACAAGAGCCCGAGGACCACCGGGGCCATGGACGGGCAGATAACCTTCAGGACCATAACCCCGTCTACCGAGAAGGTATGTAACGATTCTTTCGAGGAAATCGCGATACCCGGGACCGAAGTCAATTATGACTGCACTAATATGAGCGATTGCTCGTATTGA
- a CDS encoding 6-bladed beta-propeller — MHAAPKDRRAERARSSGALRLAAALAFAALTLAGCAFGPEQKSGMLTPQTPLIWPSPPEPARVSYLRTISRPEDIGANTGFFRRIADFILGEKRDRLIKPYGVTVDSAGRLIVADTAFKKVHVFDLARKNYTLIEEPGEERFESPIAAATDGQNNIYVTDSVARKAFVFNPKGKFLFSFAAGERPTGIAISKTESRVYISDTASHSIRIFDLKGAEVGSFGRRGKETGEFNYPVDLALDRGGDVYVVDSLNFRVQIFDGNGKFLSSFGRQGDGTGDFGRPKGIALDKDGNIYVADALFDTIQIFNRQGRFLLNFGTLGKSAGTFWLPSGIFIDNGNRIYVSDSYNSRVQVFDYLGEG, encoded by the coding sequence ATGCATGCAGCCCCGAAAGACAGAAGGGCCGAAAGGGCCCGGTCATCAGGCGCCCTCAGGCTAGCCGCGGCGTTGGCGTTCGCCGCGCTTACGCTCGCGGGCTGCGCTTTCGGTCCGGAGCAGAAAAGCGGCATGCTTACGCCGCAGACGCCCCTTATCTGGCCGTCTCCTCCCGAACCGGCAAGGGTAAGTTATTTACGGACTATCAGCAGGCCCGAGGACATCGGCGCGAACACGGGGTTTTTCAGGCGTATTGCCGATTTCATACTCGGTGAAAAAAGGGACCGGCTCATAAAGCCGTACGGCGTAACCGTCGATTCCGCCGGAAGGCTCATAGTGGCGGACACGGCCTTCAAGAAGGTGCATGTCTTCGACCTGGCCAGGAAGAACTACACACTCATAGAAGAGCCCGGGGAAGAGCGGTTCGAATCCCCGATAGCGGCGGCCACCGACGGCCAGAACAATATCTATGTCACCGATTCAGTGGCCCGCAAGGCCTTTGTCTTCAATCCCAAGGGCAAGTTCCTCTTCTCGTTCGCCGCGGGCGAAAGGCCCACGGGCATCGCGATAAGCAAGACTGAATCAAGGGTATACATATCCGACACCGCGTCTCATAGCATCCGTATTTTTGACCTGAAGGGCGCGGAGGTCGGCTCCTTCGGAAGGAGAGGGAAAGAAACAGGGGAGTTCAACTACCCCGTTGATTTGGCCCTGGACCGGGGCGGCGACGTGTACGTCGTTGATTCGTTGAACTTCAGGGTCCAGATATTCGACGGCAACGGGAAGTTTTTGAGCTCCTTCGGCAGGCAGGGAGACGGAACAGGCGATTTCGGCAGGCCCAAGGGCATCGCCCTCGACAAGGACGGGAACATTTACGTGGCCGACGCCCTCTTTGATACCATACAGATATTCAACAGGCAAGGAAGGTTCCTCCTGAATTTCGGCACCCTCGGCAAATCAGCCGGGACCTTCTGGCTTCCGAGCGGCATATTCATAGACAACGGCAACAGGATCTACGTCTCGGATTCGTATAATAGCAGGGTGCAGGTCTTCGACTACCTCGGGGAAGGCTGA
- a CDS encoding cytochrome c3 family protein — protein MSRKSGILKVIFLAGALFFSGEAWSAEAPAVPAPPEPPPYPRAEALLTVINPHNQIGETGEVLWGTCVVCHKEVPAIDKNLTIKDVKLYFEDPVQLCRSCHTVPVHPTVQPTAMLSVLKKAPNHLRVPPKTIHDNIRMTLKDIPTILPLDPKTGQIICSTCHNPHERGLLPGRADWGADTTRRFRSAGLDICQYCHRK, from the coding sequence ATGTCAAGGAAATCCGGCATCCTCAAGGTCATCTTTTTAGCAGGCGCCCTGTTTTTCTCCGGCGAAGCCTGGTCGGCAGAGGCCCCGGCCGTTCCTGCCCCGCCCGAGCCGCCCCCCTACCCGAGGGCCGAGGCGCTCTTGACGGTAATCAACCCGCATAACCAGATAGGCGAGACCGGAGAGGTGCTCTGGGGCACGTGCGTTGTATGCCATAAGGAAGTCCCGGCAATCGACAAGAACCTGACCATAAAGGACGTGAAGCTCTATTTCGAGGACCCGGTCCAGCTCTGCAGGAGCTGCCATACGGTCCCTGTCCACCCCACGGTCCAGCCGACGGCCATGCTTAGCGTTTTGAAGAAAGCGCCGAACCATTTGAGGGTGCCCCCCAAGACCATTCACGACAACATCAGGATGACCTTGAAGGACATACCCACTATCCTGCCGCTCGACCCGAAAACAGGCCAGATAATATGCTCAACCTGCCACAACCCGCACGAGAGAGGGCTTCTTCCGGGCAGGGCCGACTGGGGCGCCGACACTACCCGGCGGTTCAGGTCCGCCGGGCTTGATATCTGCCAGTACTGTCACAGGAAGTAG